In a single window of the Anguilla rostrata isolate EN2019 chromosome 4, ASM1855537v3, whole genome shotgun sequence genome:
- the eya1 gene encoding eyes absent homolog 1 isoform X2 codes for MEMQDLASPHSRVSGSSESPNGANLDNSHINNNSITPNGTEGDNITMLTTADWLLSSSSQTAAVKTEPMSSSEIATSAADGSLDSFSGSAIGTSGFSPRQTHQFSPQIYPSKPYPHILPTPSSQNMAAYGQTQYTTGMQQAAAYATYPQPGQPYGIPAYGPLWAGIKTEGGLAQSQSPGQAGFLSYSSGFSTPQTGQAPYSYQMQGGSFTTTSGLYAGSNSLTNSSGFNSTQQDYPSYPAFGQGQYAQYYNSSPYTSPYMTSNNTSPSTPSTTATYTLQEPPSGITSQALTDPPAGEYSTIHSPSTPIKDSDSDRLRRASDGKSRGRGRRNNNPSPPPDSDLERVFIWDLDETIIVFHSLLTGSYANRYGRDPPTSVSLGLRMEEMIFNLADTHLFFNDLEECDQVHIDDVSSDDNGQDLSTYNFATDGFHAAATSANLCLATGVRGGVDWMRKLAFRYRRVKEIYTTYKNNVGGLLGPAKREAWLQLRAEIEALTDSWLTLALKALTLIHSRSNCVNILVTTTQLIPALAKVLLYGLGIVFPIENIYSATKIGKESCFERVIQRFGRKVVYVVVGDGVEEEQGSKKHNMPFWRISSHSDLMALHHALELEYL; via the exons GTGATAACATCACTATGCTTACCACAGCTGACTGGTTGTTAAGTTCTAGTTCACAGACCGCTGCAG TTAAAACAGAGCCAATGAGCAGCAGTGAGATAGCCACCTCGGCAGCCGACGGGTCACTAGACAGCTTCTCAGGAtcag CTATTGGAACCAGTGGCTTCAGCCCAAGACAAACTCACCAGTTCTCTCCACAGATTTATCCTTCCAA gCCTTATCCGCATATTCTTCCTACTCCTTCGTCCCAAAATATGGCTGCGTACGGGCAGACGCAGTACACCACAGGCATGCAGCAGGCCGCGGCGTATGCCACTTACCCTCAGCCTGGACAGCCCTATGGAATTCCAGCCTATG GTCCATTGTGGGCAGGCATCAAGACGGAGGGTGGGCTTGCCCAGTCCCAGTCGCCAGGACAGGCGGGCTTTCTGAGCTACAGCTCCGGCTTCTCCACGCCCCAGACGGGACAGGCTCCCTACAGCTACCAGATGCAAG GAGGCAGTTTCACAACAACGTCTGGGCTGTATGCAGGAAGCAATTCTCTGACAAATTCGTCTGGAtttaacagcacacagcag GACTATCCCTCGTACCCAGCCTTCGGCCAAGGTCAATACGCACAGTATTACAACAGCTCGCCGTACACATCCCCGTACATGACAAGCAACAACACCAGCCCCTCCACCCCTTCCACCACGGCCACCTACACCCTGCAGGAGCCCCCCTCCGGCATCACCAGCCAGGCGCTCACCGACCCCCCTGCAG GAGAGTACAGTACAATCCACAGTCCATCAACTCCCATTAAAGATTCAGATTCGGATCGATTGCGCCGAGCTTCGGATGGAAAGTCACGTGGCCGGGGGAGAAGGAACAATAACCCGTCACCGCCTCCGGACTCTGACCTTGAG CGCGTTTTCATCTGGGACTTGGATGAAACAATCATCGTTTTCCATTCCTTGCTCACCGGGTCTTACGCCAACAGATACGGAAGG gatccGCCTACGTCTGTGTCATTAGGGCTGAGGATGGAAGAAATGATCTTCAACCTGGCGGACACGCACCTATTCTTCAACGACTTAGAG gaGTGCGACCAGGTCCACATCGATGACGTTTCCTCAGACGACAACGGTCAGGATCTGAG CACGTACAACTTCGCCACGGACGGCTTCCACGCGGCGGCGACCAGCGCCAACCTGTGCCTGGCCACCGGCGTGCGGGGGGGAGTGGACTGGATGAGAAAGCTGGCCTTCCGCTACAGACGAGTAAAAGAAATTTACACCACGTACAAAAATAACGTCGGAG GTCTGCTCGGACCAGCCAAAAGGGAAGCCTGGTTGCAATTGCGAGCAGAAATTGAAGCCTTGACAGACTCCTGGTTAACACTGGCACTGAAAGCACTAACATTAATCCACTCAAG GTCAAACTGTGTGAATATTTTAGTCACAACAACGCAGCTCATACCCGCTCTGGCAAAGGTCTTGCTGTATGGACTGGGAATAGTGTTtccaattgaaaatatttatagcGCAACGAAAATCG GGAAAGAAAGCTGCTTTGAGAGAGTGATCCAGAGGTTCGGGAGGAAAGTGGTTTACGTTGTCGTGGGAGACGGAGTGGAAGAGGAGCAAGGCTCTAAAAAG CACAACATGCCCTTCTGGAGGATCTCCAGCCACTCGGACCTGATGGCGCTGCACCACGCCCTGGAGCTGGAGTACTTGTAG
- the eya1 gene encoding eyes absent homolog 1 isoform X4, with protein sequence MEMQDLASPHSRVSGSSESPNGANLDNSHINNNSITPNGTEVKTEPMSSSEIATSAADGSLDSFSGSAIGTSGFSPRQTHQFSPQIYPSNRPYPHILPTPSSQNMAAYGQTQYTTGMQQAAAYATYPQPGQPYGIPAYGPLWAGIKTEGGLAQSQSPGQAGFLSYSSGFSTPQTGQAPYSYQMQGGSFTTTSGLYAGSNSLTNSSGFNSTQQDYPSYPAFGQGQYAQYYNSSPYTSPYMTSNNTSPSTPSTTATYTLQEPPSGITSQALTDPPAGEYSTIHSPSTPIKDSDSDRLRRASDGKSRGRGRRNNNPSPPPDSDLERVFIWDLDETIIVFHSLLTGSYANRYGRDPPTSVSLGLRMEEMIFNLADTHLFFNDLEECDQVHIDDVSSDDNGQDLSTYNFATDGFHAAATSANLCLATGVRGGVDWMRKLAFRYRRVKEIYTTYKNNVGGLLGPAKREAWLQLRAEIEALTDSWLTLALKALTLIHSRSNCVNILVTTTQLIPALAKVLLYGLGIVFPIENIYSATKIGKESCFERVIQRFGRKVVYVVVGDGVEEEQGSKKHNMPFWRISSHSDLMALHHALELEYL encoded by the exons TTAAAACAGAGCCAATGAGCAGCAGTGAGATAGCCACCTCGGCAGCCGACGGGTCACTAGACAGCTTCTCAGGAtcag CTATTGGAACCAGTGGCTTCAGCCCAAGACAAACTCACCAGTTCTCTCCACAGATTTATCCTTCCAA caggCCTTATCCGCATATTCTTCCTACTCCTTCGTCCCAAAATATGGCTGCGTACGGGCAGACGCAGTACACCACAGGCATGCAGCAGGCCGCGGCGTATGCCACTTACCCTCAGCCTGGACAGCCCTATGGAATTCCAGCCTATG GTCCATTGTGGGCAGGCATCAAGACGGAGGGTGGGCTTGCCCAGTCCCAGTCGCCAGGACAGGCGGGCTTTCTGAGCTACAGCTCCGGCTTCTCCACGCCCCAGACGGGACAGGCTCCCTACAGCTACCAGATGCAAG GAGGCAGTTTCACAACAACGTCTGGGCTGTATGCAGGAAGCAATTCTCTGACAAATTCGTCTGGAtttaacagcacacagcag GACTATCCCTCGTACCCAGCCTTCGGCCAAGGTCAATACGCACAGTATTACAACAGCTCGCCGTACACATCCCCGTACATGACAAGCAACAACACCAGCCCCTCCACCCCTTCCACCACGGCCACCTACACCCTGCAGGAGCCCCCCTCCGGCATCACCAGCCAGGCGCTCACCGACCCCCCTGCAG GAGAGTACAGTACAATCCACAGTCCATCAACTCCCATTAAAGATTCAGATTCGGATCGATTGCGCCGAGCTTCGGATGGAAAGTCACGTGGCCGGGGGAGAAGGAACAATAACCCGTCACCGCCTCCGGACTCTGACCTTGAG CGCGTTTTCATCTGGGACTTGGATGAAACAATCATCGTTTTCCATTCCTTGCTCACCGGGTCTTACGCCAACAGATACGGAAGG gatccGCCTACGTCTGTGTCATTAGGGCTGAGGATGGAAGAAATGATCTTCAACCTGGCGGACACGCACCTATTCTTCAACGACTTAGAG gaGTGCGACCAGGTCCACATCGATGACGTTTCCTCAGACGACAACGGTCAGGATCTGAG CACGTACAACTTCGCCACGGACGGCTTCCACGCGGCGGCGACCAGCGCCAACCTGTGCCTGGCCACCGGCGTGCGGGGGGGAGTGGACTGGATGAGAAAGCTGGCCTTCCGCTACAGACGAGTAAAAGAAATTTACACCACGTACAAAAATAACGTCGGAG GTCTGCTCGGACCAGCCAAAAGGGAAGCCTGGTTGCAATTGCGAGCAGAAATTGAAGCCTTGACAGACTCCTGGTTAACACTGGCACTGAAAGCACTAACATTAATCCACTCAAG GTCAAACTGTGTGAATATTTTAGTCACAACAACGCAGCTCATACCCGCTCTGGCAAAGGTCTTGCTGTATGGACTGGGAATAGTGTTtccaattgaaaatatttatagcGCAACGAAAATCG GGAAAGAAAGCTGCTTTGAGAGAGTGATCCAGAGGTTCGGGAGGAAAGTGGTTTACGTTGTCGTGGGAGACGGAGTGGAAGAGGAGCAAGGCTCTAAAAAG CACAACATGCCCTTCTGGAGGATCTCCAGCCACTCGGACCTGATGGCGCTGCACCACGCCCTGGAGCTGGAGTACTTGTAG
- the eya1 gene encoding eyes absent homolog 1 isoform X9 yields MEMQDLASPHSRVSGSSESPNGANLDNSHINNNSITPNGTEAIGTSGFSPRQTHQFSPQIYPSKPYPHILPTPSSQNMAAYGQTQYTTGMQQAAAYATYPQPGQPYGIPAYGPLWAGIKTEGGLAQSQSPGQAGFLSYSSGFSTPQTGQAPYSYQMQGGSFTTTSGLYAGSNSLTNSSGFNSTQQDYPSYPAFGQGQYAQYYNSSPYTSPYMTSNNTSPSTPSTTATYTLQEPPSGITSQALTDPPAGEYSTIHSPSTPIKDSDSDRLRRASDGKSRGRGRRNNNPSPPPDSDLERVFIWDLDETIIVFHSLLTGSYANRYGRDPPTSVSLGLRMEEMIFNLADTHLFFNDLEECDQVHIDDVSSDDNGQDLSTYNFATDGFHAAATSANLCLATGVRGGVDWMRKLAFRYRRVKEIYTTYKNNVGGLLGPAKREAWLQLRAEIEALTDSWLTLALKALTLIHSRSNCVNILVTTTQLIPALAKVLLYGLGIVFPIENIYSATKIGKESCFERVIQRFGRKVVYVVVGDGVEEEQGSKKHNMPFWRISSHSDLMALHHALELEYL; encoded by the exons CTATTGGAACCAGTGGCTTCAGCCCAAGACAAACTCACCAGTTCTCTCCACAGATTTATCCTTCCAA gCCTTATCCGCATATTCTTCCTACTCCTTCGTCCCAAAATATGGCTGCGTACGGGCAGACGCAGTACACCACAGGCATGCAGCAGGCCGCGGCGTATGCCACTTACCCTCAGCCTGGACAGCCCTATGGAATTCCAGCCTATG GTCCATTGTGGGCAGGCATCAAGACGGAGGGTGGGCTTGCCCAGTCCCAGTCGCCAGGACAGGCGGGCTTTCTGAGCTACAGCTCCGGCTTCTCCACGCCCCAGACGGGACAGGCTCCCTACAGCTACCAGATGCAAG GAGGCAGTTTCACAACAACGTCTGGGCTGTATGCAGGAAGCAATTCTCTGACAAATTCGTCTGGAtttaacagcacacagcag GACTATCCCTCGTACCCAGCCTTCGGCCAAGGTCAATACGCACAGTATTACAACAGCTCGCCGTACACATCCCCGTACATGACAAGCAACAACACCAGCCCCTCCACCCCTTCCACCACGGCCACCTACACCCTGCAGGAGCCCCCCTCCGGCATCACCAGCCAGGCGCTCACCGACCCCCCTGCAG GAGAGTACAGTACAATCCACAGTCCATCAACTCCCATTAAAGATTCAGATTCGGATCGATTGCGCCGAGCTTCGGATGGAAAGTCACGTGGCCGGGGGAGAAGGAACAATAACCCGTCACCGCCTCCGGACTCTGACCTTGAG CGCGTTTTCATCTGGGACTTGGATGAAACAATCATCGTTTTCCATTCCTTGCTCACCGGGTCTTACGCCAACAGATACGGAAGG gatccGCCTACGTCTGTGTCATTAGGGCTGAGGATGGAAGAAATGATCTTCAACCTGGCGGACACGCACCTATTCTTCAACGACTTAGAG gaGTGCGACCAGGTCCACATCGATGACGTTTCCTCAGACGACAACGGTCAGGATCTGAG CACGTACAACTTCGCCACGGACGGCTTCCACGCGGCGGCGACCAGCGCCAACCTGTGCCTGGCCACCGGCGTGCGGGGGGGAGTGGACTGGATGAGAAAGCTGGCCTTCCGCTACAGACGAGTAAAAGAAATTTACACCACGTACAAAAATAACGTCGGAG GTCTGCTCGGACCAGCCAAAAGGGAAGCCTGGTTGCAATTGCGAGCAGAAATTGAAGCCTTGACAGACTCCTGGTTAACACTGGCACTGAAAGCACTAACATTAATCCACTCAAG GTCAAACTGTGTGAATATTTTAGTCACAACAACGCAGCTCATACCCGCTCTGGCAAAGGTCTTGCTGTATGGACTGGGAATAGTGTTtccaattgaaaatatttatagcGCAACGAAAATCG GGAAAGAAAGCTGCTTTGAGAGAGTGATCCAGAGGTTCGGGAGGAAAGTGGTTTACGTTGTCGTGGGAGACGGAGTGGAAGAGGAGCAAGGCTCTAAAAAG CACAACATGCCCTTCTGGAGGATCTCCAGCCACTCGGACCTGATGGCGCTGCACCACGCCCTGGAGCTGGAGTACTTGTAG
- the eya1 gene encoding eyes absent homolog 1 isoform X5: MEMQDLASPHSRVSGSSESPNGANLDNSHINNNSITPNGTEGDNITMLTTADWLLSSSSQTAAAIGTSGFSPRQTHQFSPQIYPSNRPYPHILPTPSSQNMAAYGQTQYTTGMQQAAAYATYPQPGQPYGIPAYGPLWAGIKTEGGLAQSQSPGQAGFLSYSSGFSTPQTGQAPYSYQMQGGSFTTTSGLYAGSNSLTNSSGFNSTQQDYPSYPAFGQGQYAQYYNSSPYTSPYMTSNNTSPSTPSTTATYTLQEPPSGITSQALTDPPAGEYSTIHSPSTPIKDSDSDRLRRASDGKSRGRGRRNNNPSPPPDSDLERVFIWDLDETIIVFHSLLTGSYANRYGRDPPTSVSLGLRMEEMIFNLADTHLFFNDLEECDQVHIDDVSSDDNGQDLSTYNFATDGFHAAATSANLCLATGVRGGVDWMRKLAFRYRRVKEIYTTYKNNVGGLLGPAKREAWLQLRAEIEALTDSWLTLALKALTLIHSRSNCVNILVTTTQLIPALAKVLLYGLGIVFPIENIYSATKIGKESCFERVIQRFGRKVVYVVVGDGVEEEQGSKKHNMPFWRISSHSDLMALHHALELEYL, from the exons GTGATAACATCACTATGCTTACCACAGCTGACTGGTTGTTAAGTTCTAGTTCACAGACCGCTGCAG CTATTGGAACCAGTGGCTTCAGCCCAAGACAAACTCACCAGTTCTCTCCACAGATTTATCCTTCCAA caggCCTTATCCGCATATTCTTCCTACTCCTTCGTCCCAAAATATGGCTGCGTACGGGCAGACGCAGTACACCACAGGCATGCAGCAGGCCGCGGCGTATGCCACTTACCCTCAGCCTGGACAGCCCTATGGAATTCCAGCCTATG GTCCATTGTGGGCAGGCATCAAGACGGAGGGTGGGCTTGCCCAGTCCCAGTCGCCAGGACAGGCGGGCTTTCTGAGCTACAGCTCCGGCTTCTCCACGCCCCAGACGGGACAGGCTCCCTACAGCTACCAGATGCAAG GAGGCAGTTTCACAACAACGTCTGGGCTGTATGCAGGAAGCAATTCTCTGACAAATTCGTCTGGAtttaacagcacacagcag GACTATCCCTCGTACCCAGCCTTCGGCCAAGGTCAATACGCACAGTATTACAACAGCTCGCCGTACACATCCCCGTACATGACAAGCAACAACACCAGCCCCTCCACCCCTTCCACCACGGCCACCTACACCCTGCAGGAGCCCCCCTCCGGCATCACCAGCCAGGCGCTCACCGACCCCCCTGCAG GAGAGTACAGTACAATCCACAGTCCATCAACTCCCATTAAAGATTCAGATTCGGATCGATTGCGCCGAGCTTCGGATGGAAAGTCACGTGGCCGGGGGAGAAGGAACAATAACCCGTCACCGCCTCCGGACTCTGACCTTGAG CGCGTTTTCATCTGGGACTTGGATGAAACAATCATCGTTTTCCATTCCTTGCTCACCGGGTCTTACGCCAACAGATACGGAAGG gatccGCCTACGTCTGTGTCATTAGGGCTGAGGATGGAAGAAATGATCTTCAACCTGGCGGACACGCACCTATTCTTCAACGACTTAGAG gaGTGCGACCAGGTCCACATCGATGACGTTTCCTCAGACGACAACGGTCAGGATCTGAG CACGTACAACTTCGCCACGGACGGCTTCCACGCGGCGGCGACCAGCGCCAACCTGTGCCTGGCCACCGGCGTGCGGGGGGGAGTGGACTGGATGAGAAAGCTGGCCTTCCGCTACAGACGAGTAAAAGAAATTTACACCACGTACAAAAATAACGTCGGAG GTCTGCTCGGACCAGCCAAAAGGGAAGCCTGGTTGCAATTGCGAGCAGAAATTGAAGCCTTGACAGACTCCTGGTTAACACTGGCACTGAAAGCACTAACATTAATCCACTCAAG GTCAAACTGTGTGAATATTTTAGTCACAACAACGCAGCTCATACCCGCTCTGGCAAAGGTCTTGCTGTATGGACTGGGAATAGTGTTtccaattgaaaatatttatagcGCAACGAAAATCG GGAAAGAAAGCTGCTTTGAGAGAGTGATCCAGAGGTTCGGGAGGAAAGTGGTTTACGTTGTCGTGGGAGACGGAGTGGAAGAGGAGCAAGGCTCTAAAAAG CACAACATGCCCTTCTGGAGGATCTCCAGCCACTCGGACCTGATGGCGCTGCACCACGCCCTGGAGCTGGAGTACTTGTAG
- the eya1 gene encoding eyes absent homolog 1 isoform X10 yields the protein MSSSEIATSAADGSLDSFSGSAIGTSGFSPRQTHQFSPQIYPSNRPYPHILPTPSSQNMAAYGQTQYTTGMQQAAAYATYPQPGQPYGIPAYGPLWAGIKTEGGLAQSQSPGQAGFLSYSSGFSTPQTGQAPYSYQMQGGSFTTTSGLYAGSNSLTNSSGFNSTQQDYPSYPAFGQGQYAQYYNSSPYTSPYMTSNNTSPSTPSTTATYTLQEPPSGITSQALTDPPAGEYSTIHSPSTPIKDSDSDRLRRASDGKSRGRGRRNNNPSPPPDSDLERVFIWDLDETIIVFHSLLTGSYANRYGRDPPTSVSLGLRMEEMIFNLADTHLFFNDLEECDQVHIDDVSSDDNGQDLSTYNFATDGFHAAATSANLCLATGVRGGVDWMRKLAFRYRRVKEIYTTYKNNVGGLLGPAKREAWLQLRAEIEALTDSWLTLALKALTLIHSRSNCVNILVTTTQLIPALAKVLLYGLGIVFPIENIYSATKIGKESCFERVIQRFGRKVVYVVVGDGVEEEQGSKKHNMPFWRISSHSDLMALHHALELEYL from the exons ATGAGCAGCAGTGAGATAGCCACCTCGGCAGCCGACGGGTCACTAGACAGCTTCTCAGGAtcag CTATTGGAACCAGTGGCTTCAGCCCAAGACAAACTCACCAGTTCTCTCCACAGATTTATCCTTCCAA caggCCTTATCCGCATATTCTTCCTACTCCTTCGTCCCAAAATATGGCTGCGTACGGGCAGACGCAGTACACCACAGGCATGCAGCAGGCCGCGGCGTATGCCACTTACCCTCAGCCTGGACAGCCCTATGGAATTCCAGCCTATG GTCCATTGTGGGCAGGCATCAAGACGGAGGGTGGGCTTGCCCAGTCCCAGTCGCCAGGACAGGCGGGCTTTCTGAGCTACAGCTCCGGCTTCTCCACGCCCCAGACGGGACAGGCTCCCTACAGCTACCAGATGCAAG GAGGCAGTTTCACAACAACGTCTGGGCTGTATGCAGGAAGCAATTCTCTGACAAATTCGTCTGGAtttaacagcacacagcag GACTATCCCTCGTACCCAGCCTTCGGCCAAGGTCAATACGCACAGTATTACAACAGCTCGCCGTACACATCCCCGTACATGACAAGCAACAACACCAGCCCCTCCACCCCTTCCACCACGGCCACCTACACCCTGCAGGAGCCCCCCTCCGGCATCACCAGCCAGGCGCTCACCGACCCCCCTGCAG GAGAGTACAGTACAATCCACAGTCCATCAACTCCCATTAAAGATTCAGATTCGGATCGATTGCGCCGAGCTTCGGATGGAAAGTCACGTGGCCGGGGGAGAAGGAACAATAACCCGTCACCGCCTCCGGACTCTGACCTTGAG CGCGTTTTCATCTGGGACTTGGATGAAACAATCATCGTTTTCCATTCCTTGCTCACCGGGTCTTACGCCAACAGATACGGAAGG gatccGCCTACGTCTGTGTCATTAGGGCTGAGGATGGAAGAAATGATCTTCAACCTGGCGGACACGCACCTATTCTTCAACGACTTAGAG gaGTGCGACCAGGTCCACATCGATGACGTTTCCTCAGACGACAACGGTCAGGATCTGAG CACGTACAACTTCGCCACGGACGGCTTCCACGCGGCGGCGACCAGCGCCAACCTGTGCCTGGCCACCGGCGTGCGGGGGGGAGTGGACTGGATGAGAAAGCTGGCCTTCCGCTACAGACGAGTAAAAGAAATTTACACCACGTACAAAAATAACGTCGGAG GTCTGCTCGGACCAGCCAAAAGGGAAGCCTGGTTGCAATTGCGAGCAGAAATTGAAGCCTTGACAGACTCCTGGTTAACACTGGCACTGAAAGCACTAACATTAATCCACTCAAG GTCAAACTGTGTGAATATTTTAGTCACAACAACGCAGCTCATACCCGCTCTGGCAAAGGTCTTGCTGTATGGACTGGGAATAGTGTTtccaattgaaaatatttatagcGCAACGAAAATCG GGAAAGAAAGCTGCTTTGAGAGAGTGATCCAGAGGTTCGGGAGGAAAGTGGTTTACGTTGTCGTGGGAGACGGAGTGGAAGAGGAGCAAGGCTCTAAAAAG CACAACATGCCCTTCTGGAGGATCTCCAGCCACTCGGACCTGATGGCGCTGCACCACGCCCTGGAGCTGGAGTACTTGTAG
- the eya1 gene encoding eyes absent homolog 1 isoform X1, which yields MEMQDLASPHSRVSGSSESPNGANLDNSHINNNSITPNGTEGDNITMLTTADWLLSSSSQTAAVKTEPMSSSEIATSAADGSLDSFSGSAIGTSGFSPRQTHQFSPQIYPSNRPYPHILPTPSSQNMAAYGQTQYTTGMQQAAAYATYPQPGQPYGIPAYGPLWAGIKTEGGLAQSQSPGQAGFLSYSSGFSTPQTGQAPYSYQMQGGSFTTTSGLYAGSNSLTNSSGFNSTQQDYPSYPAFGQGQYAQYYNSSPYTSPYMTSNNTSPSTPSTTATYTLQEPPSGITSQALTDPPAGEYSTIHSPSTPIKDSDSDRLRRASDGKSRGRGRRNNNPSPPPDSDLERVFIWDLDETIIVFHSLLTGSYANRYGRDPPTSVSLGLRMEEMIFNLADTHLFFNDLEECDQVHIDDVSSDDNGQDLSTYNFATDGFHAAATSANLCLATGVRGGVDWMRKLAFRYRRVKEIYTTYKNNVGGLLGPAKREAWLQLRAEIEALTDSWLTLALKALTLIHSRSNCVNILVTTTQLIPALAKVLLYGLGIVFPIENIYSATKIGKESCFERVIQRFGRKVVYVVVGDGVEEEQGSKKHNMPFWRISSHSDLMALHHALELEYL from the exons GTGATAACATCACTATGCTTACCACAGCTGACTGGTTGTTAAGTTCTAGTTCACAGACCGCTGCAG TTAAAACAGAGCCAATGAGCAGCAGTGAGATAGCCACCTCGGCAGCCGACGGGTCACTAGACAGCTTCTCAGGAtcag CTATTGGAACCAGTGGCTTCAGCCCAAGACAAACTCACCAGTTCTCTCCACAGATTTATCCTTCCAA caggCCTTATCCGCATATTCTTCCTACTCCTTCGTCCCAAAATATGGCTGCGTACGGGCAGACGCAGTACACCACAGGCATGCAGCAGGCCGCGGCGTATGCCACTTACCCTCAGCCTGGACAGCCCTATGGAATTCCAGCCTATG GTCCATTGTGGGCAGGCATCAAGACGGAGGGTGGGCTTGCCCAGTCCCAGTCGCCAGGACAGGCGGGCTTTCTGAGCTACAGCTCCGGCTTCTCCACGCCCCAGACGGGACAGGCTCCCTACAGCTACCAGATGCAAG GAGGCAGTTTCACAACAACGTCTGGGCTGTATGCAGGAAGCAATTCTCTGACAAATTCGTCTGGAtttaacagcacacagcag GACTATCCCTCGTACCCAGCCTTCGGCCAAGGTCAATACGCACAGTATTACAACAGCTCGCCGTACACATCCCCGTACATGACAAGCAACAACACCAGCCCCTCCACCCCTTCCACCACGGCCACCTACACCCTGCAGGAGCCCCCCTCCGGCATCACCAGCCAGGCGCTCACCGACCCCCCTGCAG GAGAGTACAGTACAATCCACAGTCCATCAACTCCCATTAAAGATTCAGATTCGGATCGATTGCGCCGAGCTTCGGATGGAAAGTCACGTGGCCGGGGGAGAAGGAACAATAACCCGTCACCGCCTCCGGACTCTGACCTTGAG CGCGTTTTCATCTGGGACTTGGATGAAACAATCATCGTTTTCCATTCCTTGCTCACCGGGTCTTACGCCAACAGATACGGAAGG gatccGCCTACGTCTGTGTCATTAGGGCTGAGGATGGAAGAAATGATCTTCAACCTGGCGGACACGCACCTATTCTTCAACGACTTAGAG gaGTGCGACCAGGTCCACATCGATGACGTTTCCTCAGACGACAACGGTCAGGATCTGAG CACGTACAACTTCGCCACGGACGGCTTCCACGCGGCGGCGACCAGCGCCAACCTGTGCCTGGCCACCGGCGTGCGGGGGGGAGTGGACTGGATGAGAAAGCTGGCCTTCCGCTACAGACGAGTAAAAGAAATTTACACCACGTACAAAAATAACGTCGGAG GTCTGCTCGGACCAGCCAAAAGGGAAGCCTGGTTGCAATTGCGAGCAGAAATTGAAGCCTTGACAGACTCCTGGTTAACACTGGCACTGAAAGCACTAACATTAATCCACTCAAG GTCAAACTGTGTGAATATTTTAGTCACAACAACGCAGCTCATACCCGCTCTGGCAAAGGTCTTGCTGTATGGACTGGGAATAGTGTTtccaattgaaaatatttatagcGCAACGAAAATCG GGAAAGAAAGCTGCTTTGAGAGAGTGATCCAGAGGTTCGGGAGGAAAGTGGTTTACGTTGTCGTGGGAGACGGAGTGGAAGAGGAGCAAGGCTCTAAAAAG CACAACATGCCCTTCTGGAGGATCTCCAGCCACTCGGACCTGATGGCGCTGCACCACGCCCTGGAGCTGGAGTACTTGTAG